The Arachis ipaensis cultivar K30076 chromosome B07, Araip1.1, whole genome shotgun sequence genome includes a window with the following:
- the LOC107606330 gene encoding uncharacterized protein LOC107606330 isoform X1 — translation MSNSLGTLCVGYLFDMEGGENILDIIHNDYDDGDDVEMVDVEEGELVEPDSRNSLGQSEAGGTNEANEDSHNKDHRLRAKKKRNKRKKKASGSNKAIDINRFVIDVCRRLKEKKQYMVYTAVGCLGISALSDLVKEVDAIQACGGQKTADGSRFRTGGGILWNIIKVREPKVYKEIMKKVKEFEKQFRQPYVKQPPVPKKIDPSEGINLPFADRDEGNVLGSAFPASQMQDQHEPAATSEAKPIPVIHDRLRTPVSYDDDLLGEDPEKDAT, via the exons ATGAGTAACAGTTTGGGTACCCTGTGTGTAGGTTATCTGTTTGATATGGAAGGTGGAGAGAACATTCTAGATATCATTCATAATGattatgatgatggtgatgatgttGAAATGGTTGATGTTGAAGAAGGAGAGTTGGTGGAACCTGATTCCCGGAATTCTTTGGGACAAAGTGAAGCTGGAGGTACCAATGAAGCAAATGAAGACTCTCATAACAAGGACCACAGGCTTAGAGctaaaaagaaaaggaataagagaaagaagaaagcttCAGGGTCCAACAAGGCAATTGATATAAACAG ATTTGTGATAGATGTGTGTCGCCGTTtgaaagagaaaaaacaatatATGGTATACACTGCTGTAGGTTGCCTTGGGATTTCTGCACTAAGCGATCTCGTCAAAGAG GTTGATGCAATTCAGGCTTGTGGGGGCCAAAAAACAGCTGATGGCAGTCGATTCCGGACAGGGGGTGGCATACTGTGGAACATCATTAAAGTTCGAGAACCAAAGGTGTACAAAGAGATAATGAAAAAAGTAAAGGAATTCGAG AAGCAATTCAGGCAGCCATACGTTAAGCAACCACCTGTGCCAAAGAAGATAGATCCTTCGGAAGGGATCAACCTTCCGTTTGCTGACAGAGATGAGGGAAATGTTTTAGGCAGTGCCTTCCCTGCTTCCCAAATGCAAGATCAACATGAACCAGCAGCAACTTCTGAAGCGAAACCTATCCCTGTTATTCATGATAGGTTAAGGACCCCTGTTTCGTATGATGATGATCTGCTTGGAGAGGATCCAGAAAAAGATGCAACCTGA
- the LOC107606330 gene encoding uncharacterized protein LOC107606330 isoform X2, which yields MEGGENILDIIHNDYDDGDDVEMVDVEEGELVEPDSRNSLGQSEAGGTNEANEDSHNKDHRLRAKKKRNKRKKKASGSNKAIDINRFVIDVCRRLKEKKQYMVYTAVGCLGISALSDLVKEVDAIQACGGQKTADGSRFRTGGGILWNIIKVREPKVYKEIMKKVKEFEKQFRQPYVKQPPVPKKIDPSEGINLPFADRDEGNVLGSAFPASQMQDQHEPAATSEAKPIPVIHDRLRTPVSYDDDLLGEDPEKDAT from the exons ATGGAAGGTGGAGAGAACATTCTAGATATCATTCATAATGattatgatgatggtgatgatgttGAAATGGTTGATGTTGAAGAAGGAGAGTTGGTGGAACCTGATTCCCGGAATTCTTTGGGACAAAGTGAAGCTGGAGGTACCAATGAAGCAAATGAAGACTCTCATAACAAGGACCACAGGCTTAGAGctaaaaagaaaaggaataagagaaagaagaaagcttCAGGGTCCAACAAGGCAATTGATATAAACAG ATTTGTGATAGATGTGTGTCGCCGTTtgaaagagaaaaaacaatatATGGTATACACTGCTGTAGGTTGCCTTGGGATTTCTGCACTAAGCGATCTCGTCAAAGAG GTTGATGCAATTCAGGCTTGTGGGGGCCAAAAAACAGCTGATGGCAGTCGATTCCGGACAGGGGGTGGCATACTGTGGAACATCATTAAAGTTCGAGAACCAAAGGTGTACAAAGAGATAATGAAAAAAGTAAAGGAATTCGAG AAGCAATTCAGGCAGCCATACGTTAAGCAACCACCTGTGCCAAAGAAGATAGATCCTTCGGAAGGGATCAACCTTCCGTTTGCTGACAGAGATGAGGGAAATGTTTTAGGCAGTGCCTTCCCTGCTTCCCAAATGCAAGATCAACATGAACCAGCAGCAACTTCTGAAGCGAAACCTATCCCTGTTATTCATGATAGGTTAAGGACCCCTGTTTCGTATGATGATGATCTGCTTGGAGAGGATCCAGAAAAAGATGCAACCTGA
- the LOC107606332 gene encoding vacuolar-processing enzyme — protein sequence MGRSLLFLLAAFLAVLVSAVRDPDREVIRLPSEASRFFKAPSDDGDNVEEGTRWAILIAGSNGYWNYRHQADVCHAYQLLRKGGLKEENIIVFMYDDIAFNEENPRPGVIINSPHGDDVYKGVPKDYVGGDVTVNNFFAAILGNKSALTGGSGKVVDSGPNDHIFIYYSDHGGPGVLGMPTSPYLYASDLIEVLKKKHASGTYKSMVFYLEACESGSIFEGLLPEGLNIYATTAANAEESSWGTYCPGENPSPPPEFGTCLGDLYSVAWMEDSAIHNLHTETLHQQYQLVKERTFNGNSMYGSHVMQYGDIGISSNNLFLYLGTNPANENFTFVDNNSLKLPSKTAVNQRDADLVHFWDKYLKAPEGSPRKAAAEKQVMEVMSHRMHIDSSVKLIGKLLFGIEKGQEILSSVRPSGEPLVDDWDCLKSLVTTFETHCGSLSQYGMKHMRSFANFCNAGIRREQLADASAHACTSVPSNPWSSLHGGFSA from the exons ATGGGCCGTTCTCTCCTCTTTCTGCTCGCGGCCTTCCTCGCCGTCCTTGTCTCCGCCGTCCGAGACCCCGACCGAGAAGTTATCCGCCTTCCTTCCGAAGCTTCCAGATTCTTCAAAGCGCCTTCCGACGACGGCGACAACGTGGAGGAAGGAACTCGCTGGGCCATTTTAATCGCTGGTTCCAATGGCTACTGGAATTACAGACATCAG GCTGATGTTTGTCATGCGTATCAATTACTGAGAAAAGGTGGTCTCAAAGAAGAAAACATCATTGTGTTTATGTATGATGACATTGCTTTCAATGAAGAGAACCCAAGGCCCGGAGTCATCATTAACAGTCCACATGGAGATGATGTTTACAAAGGAGTTCCAAAG GATTATGTTGGTGGAGATGTTACTGTAAACAACTTTTTTGCTGCTATACTTGGAAATAAGTCCGCTCTTACAGGTGGCAGTGGGAAGGTTGTGGATAGTGGTCCCAATGatcatatatttatatactatAGTGATCATGGGGGTCCTGGGGTGCTTG GGATGCCTACTAGTCCTTACTTATATGCATCTGATCTGATCGAAGTCTTGAAGAAGAAGCATGCTTCTGGAACATATAAAAGCATG GTATTTTATCTCGAGgcatgtgaatctggaagtatcTTTGAAGGCCTTCTTCCAGAAGGTCTGAATATCTATGCAACAACAGCCGCAAACGCAGAAGAAAGCAGTTGGGGAACATATTGCCCTGGGGAGAATCCTAGTCCTCCACCAGAATTTGGAACCTGTCTAGGTGACCTATACAGTGTTGCTTGGATGGAAGACAG TGCCATACACAATTTACATACAGAAACTTTGCACCAACAATACCAATTG GTTAAAGAAAGGACTTTCAATGGAAATTCAATGTATGGCTCTCATGTGATGCAATATGGTGATATAGGGATTAGCAGTAATAATCTCTTCCTATATTTGGGTACAAATCCAGCTAATGAAAATTTTACGTTTGTGGATAACAACTCCTTGAAGCTACCGTCAAAGACAGCAGTAAACCAACGTGATGCAGATCTTGTCCATTTCTGGGATAAG TACCTCAAAGCTCCTGAGGGTTCTCCAAGGAAAGCTGCAGCAGAGAAACAAGTTATGGAAGTAATGTCTCACAGAATGCATATAGACAGCAGCGTCAAACTTATTGGAAAGCTCTTATTCGGCATTGAAAAAGGTCAAGAAATACTTAGCAGTGTTAGACCTTCTGGGGAGCCACTTGTTGATGACTGGGACTGCCTGAAATCACTG GTTACGACTTTTGAGACGCATTGCGGATCCTTGTCTCAGTATGGAATGAAACACATGAGATCCTTTGCAAACTTCTGCAATGCAGGCATAAGGAGGGAGCAATTGGCTGATGCCTCAGCACATGCATGCACAAGTGTTCCATCCAATCCATGGAGTTCATTACACGGGGGTTTCAGTGCATAG
- the LOC107606333 gene encoding probable serine/threonine-protein kinase DDB_G0282963 isoform X1 has translation MKKDVPMWNNKEEMDKESSSVVRSSNNVNGGGGEGSLVLRASSDGTRHTTTPDLVLQWGNRKRLRCMKVQVKDKDKDDSSAPVQRTTVRVDRRVVRTDKDSLNKPPLGLNNNNITLANNNHNHHQTNGYPNLRQRPSSPQQRILRNSETSSAMRGVVGGQSNGGVRGIASPDRGAHDKRGTHNNNNHHHHHHHNDNNKSAASSDTAHDSKKGGSPSGSGDAVPQVWPPKFVIALTNKEKEEDFFAIKGTKLPQRPKKRAKFIQRTLNEVDLLLNKEEDGIIICKNCHLVSPGAWLSDLTLERYEVREKKISKKRPRGLKAMNNVESDSE, from the exons ATGAAAAAAGATGTACCAAT GTGGAACAACAAAGAGGAGATGGATAAAGAGTCTTCTTCGGTTGTTCGGAGCAGCAATAACGTTAACGGCGGAGGTGGGGAAGGGTCTTTGGTGTTAAGGGCGAGTTCCGATGGGACGAGGCACACAACGACGCCGGATTTGGTGTTGCAGTGGGGGAACCGGAAAAGACTAAGGTGCATGAAGGTGCAGGTTAAGGACAAGGACAAAGATGACTCTTCTGCACCGGTCCAGAGGACAACGGTTCGGGTGGATCGCCGGGTCGTTAGAACCGATAAAGACTCTTTAAATAAGCCCCCACTTGGTCTCAATAATAACAATATTACCCTCGCCAATaataatcataatcatcatcaaactaACGGATATCCCAATCTCCGTCAACGCCCATCTTCGCCGCAGCAACgaattctcag GAACTCGGAGACTTCAAGTGCTATGAGAGGAGTAGTAGGAGGGCAGAGCAACGGGGGTGTTAGGGGAATTGCGTCGCCGGATAGGGGTGCGCACGATAAGAGAGGTAcgcacaacaacaacaaccaccaccaccatcatcaccaTAACGACAATAATAAGTCCGCTGCCTCATCGGATACTGCGCACGATAGCAAAAAGGGTGGGTCACCCTCCGGCAGCGGGGATGCGGTTCCGCAGGTGTGGCCACCTAAGTTCGTGATTGCCTTGACCAacaaggagaaggaagaagaTTTTTTCGCCATTAAGGGTACAAAGCTCCCTCAGAGACCCAAGAAGAGAGCTAAATTCATACAACGCACCCTCAAT GAAGTTGATTTGTTACTCAACAAGGAGGAGGATGGTATAATTATCTGCAAAAATTGTCAT CTGGTAAGTCCAGGAGCATGGCTGTCCGATCTTACCTTGGAACGGTACGAAGTTAGGGAGAAGAAGATTTCCAAAA AGAGACCTAGAGGGTTAAAAGCTATGAACAACGTGGAGTCTGACTCTGAATAG
- the LOC107606333 gene encoding probable serine/threonine-protein kinase DDB_G0282963 isoform X3: protein MKKDVPMWNNKEEMDKESSSVVRSSNNVNGGGGEGSLVLRASSDGTRHTTTPDLVLQWGNRKRLRCMKVQVKDKDKDDSSAPVQRTTVRVDRRVVRTDKDSLNKPPLGLNNNNITLANNNHNHHQTNGYPNLRQRPSSPQQRILRNSETSSAMRGVVGGQSNGGVRGIASPDRGAHDKRGTHNNNNHHHHHHHNDNNKSAASSDTAHDSKKGGSPSGSGDAVPQVWPPKFVIALTNKEKEEDFFAIKGTKLPQRPKKRAKFIQRTLNLVSPGAWLSDLTLERYEVREKKISKKRPRGLKAMNNVESDSE, encoded by the exons ATGAAAAAAGATGTACCAAT GTGGAACAACAAAGAGGAGATGGATAAAGAGTCTTCTTCGGTTGTTCGGAGCAGCAATAACGTTAACGGCGGAGGTGGGGAAGGGTCTTTGGTGTTAAGGGCGAGTTCCGATGGGACGAGGCACACAACGACGCCGGATTTGGTGTTGCAGTGGGGGAACCGGAAAAGACTAAGGTGCATGAAGGTGCAGGTTAAGGACAAGGACAAAGATGACTCTTCTGCACCGGTCCAGAGGACAACGGTTCGGGTGGATCGCCGGGTCGTTAGAACCGATAAAGACTCTTTAAATAAGCCCCCACTTGGTCTCAATAATAACAATATTACCCTCGCCAATaataatcataatcatcatcaaactaACGGATATCCCAATCTCCGTCAACGCCCATCTTCGCCGCAGCAACgaattctcag GAACTCGGAGACTTCAAGTGCTATGAGAGGAGTAGTAGGAGGGCAGAGCAACGGGGGTGTTAGGGGAATTGCGTCGCCGGATAGGGGTGCGCACGATAAGAGAGGTAcgcacaacaacaacaaccaccaccaccatcatcaccaTAACGACAATAATAAGTCCGCTGCCTCATCGGATACTGCGCACGATAGCAAAAAGGGTGGGTCACCCTCCGGCAGCGGGGATGCGGTTCCGCAGGTGTGGCCACCTAAGTTCGTGATTGCCTTGACCAacaaggagaaggaagaagaTTTTTTCGCCATTAAGGGTACAAAGCTCCCTCAGAGACCCAAGAAGAGAGCTAAATTCATACAACGCACCCTCAAT CTGGTAAGTCCAGGAGCATGGCTGTCCGATCTTACCTTGGAACGGTACGAAGTTAGGGAGAAGAAGATTTCCAAAA AGAGACCTAGAGGGTTAAAAGCTATGAACAACGTGGAGTCTGACTCTGAATAG
- the LOC107606333 gene encoding homeobox protein 2 isoform X2 codes for MDKESSSVVRSSNNVNGGGGEGSLVLRASSDGTRHTTTPDLVLQWGNRKRLRCMKVQVKDKDKDDSSAPVQRTTVRVDRRVVRTDKDSLNKPPLGLNNNNITLANNNHNHHQTNGYPNLRQRPSSPQQRILRNSETSSAMRGVVGGQSNGGVRGIASPDRGAHDKRGTHNNNNHHHHHHHNDNNKSAASSDTAHDSKKGGSPSGSGDAVPQVWPPKFVIALTNKEKEEDFFAIKGTKLPQRPKKRAKFIQRTLNEVDLLLNKEEDGIIICKNCHLVSPGAWLSDLTLERYEVREKKISKKRPRGLKAMNNVESDSE; via the exons ATGGATAAAGAGTCTTCTTCGGTTGTTCGGAGCAGCAATAACGTTAACGGCGGAGGTGGGGAAGGGTCTTTGGTGTTAAGGGCGAGTTCCGATGGGACGAGGCACACAACGACGCCGGATTTGGTGTTGCAGTGGGGGAACCGGAAAAGACTAAGGTGCATGAAGGTGCAGGTTAAGGACAAGGACAAAGATGACTCTTCTGCACCGGTCCAGAGGACAACGGTTCGGGTGGATCGCCGGGTCGTTAGAACCGATAAAGACTCTTTAAATAAGCCCCCACTTGGTCTCAATAATAACAATATTACCCTCGCCAATaataatcataatcatcatcaaactaACGGATATCCCAATCTCCGTCAACGCCCATCTTCGCCGCAGCAACgaattctcag GAACTCGGAGACTTCAAGTGCTATGAGAGGAGTAGTAGGAGGGCAGAGCAACGGGGGTGTTAGGGGAATTGCGTCGCCGGATAGGGGTGCGCACGATAAGAGAGGTAcgcacaacaacaacaaccaccaccaccatcatcaccaTAACGACAATAATAAGTCCGCTGCCTCATCGGATACTGCGCACGATAGCAAAAAGGGTGGGTCACCCTCCGGCAGCGGGGATGCGGTTCCGCAGGTGTGGCCACCTAAGTTCGTGATTGCCTTGACCAacaaggagaaggaagaagaTTTTTTCGCCATTAAGGGTACAAAGCTCCCTCAGAGACCCAAGAAGAGAGCTAAATTCATACAACGCACCCTCAAT GAAGTTGATTTGTTACTCAACAAGGAGGAGGATGGTATAATTATCTGCAAAAATTGTCAT CTGGTAAGTCCAGGAGCATGGCTGTCCGATCTTACCTTGGAACGGTACGAAGTTAGGGAGAAGAAGATTTCCAAAA AGAGACCTAGAGGGTTAAAAGCTATGAACAACGTGGAGTCTGACTCTGAATAG